One part of the Humulus lupulus chromosome 9, drHumLupu1.1, whole genome shotgun sequence genome encodes these proteins:
- the LOC133800211 gene encoding zinc finger BED domain-containing protein RICESLEEPER 2-like, translated as MKISDGEKQAKERKKENVRKKRNDRQNQDKEKDKETEKEDNEKEKGKEVEQPEKKQRVGKKTSSVWDHYTMLHDCDPKKPRAACNYCGTDYAADTKLNGTSTLWAHVERKCKKCPFSDWVEQSKKQQSTMDRFTKKIQQPAMKKKSLQFPSRFTVARDIYNAFLDQKKELKSILVKHRVSLTTDCWTSIQNISYLCLTAHWVDGNWKMHKRIINFIQVPNYKGDLVGKELINCLNEWGISSVFAMKVDNASLNDVALRKLKGHLLDKDITIPLNGEMFHMRCSAHILNLIVTDGLKELNDAISSIQNAVRYVQSSPARLKRFKESCKDANIESKALLCLDVVTRWNSTYLMLESATKFKKAFENLEADVNYTKYFDEERMDGPPTNLDWEKEVVQADLTTMASNPDTLLGAMAVSMRRKYDKYWGRIEKLNMLTFIANILDPRYKLEVVTRGFKFVYTLSEVEKMIKLVTNTLAQLYAFYKQQQPSQSSQAQPSQSQS; from the exons ATGAAGAT TTCTGATGGAGAAAAACAAGCGAAGGAAAGGAAAAAAGAGAACGTACGAAAGAAGAGGAATGATCGACAAAATCAAGATAAGGAAAAAGACAAAGAGACCGAGAAAGAggataatgaaaaagaaaagggGAAAGAGGTTGAACAACCAGAAAAGAAGCAAAGGGTTGGAAAGAAAACATCGAGCGTGTGGGATCATTACACTATGTTGCATGATTGTGATCCTAAGAAGCCAAGGGCTGCTTGCAATTATTGTGGCACCGATTATGCAGCTGATACAAAGTTGAATGGGACTAGCACACTATGGGCACATGTGGAGAGAAAATGTAAGAAGTGTCCTTTCAGTGACTGGGTTGAGCAAAGTAAGAAGCAACAATCAACTATGGATAGATTTACTAAAAAGATACAACAACCTGCAATGAAGAAGAAGTCGCTTCAA TTCCCATCAAGATTTACAGTTGCGAGAGATATTTATAATGCGTTTCTAGATCAGAAGAAAGAGCTAAAGTCGATTTTGGTGAAGCACAGAGTGTCGTTGACCACCGATTGTTGGACATCAATCCAGAATATTAGTTATTTGTGTTTGACTGCACATTGGGTTGATGGTAATTGGAAAATGCATAAGAGAATTATCAACTTTATCCAAGTTCCTAACTATAAAGGGGACTTGGTGGGGAAAGAGTTGATAAATTGTCttaatgagtggggtatctcctcAGTTTTTGCAATGAAGGTTGACAATGCCTCCTTAAATGATGTTGCTCTTAGAAAATTGAAGGGGCACTTATTGGACAAAGACATAACCATTCCATTGAATGGCGAAATGTTTCATATGAGGTGTTCAgctcatattttgaatttgatagtAACTGATGGGTTGAAAGAGTTGAATGATGCAATTTCAAGCATTCAAAATGCGGTGAGATATGTGCAGTCATCTCCAGCTAGACTGAAAAGATTTAAAGAAAGTTGCAAGGATGCAAACATTGAATCAAAAGCCTTGTTATGCTTAGATGTGGTTACTAGGTGGAACTCCACCTACTTGATGTTAGAATCTGCTACAAAATTCAAGAAGGCTTTTGAGAATTTGGAAGCAGATGTGAACTACACAAagtactttgatgaagaaagaatgGATGGCCCACCAACCAACCTAGACTGGGAAAAAGAAGTT GTTCAAGCTGATTTAACTACTATGGCTTCTAATCCTGATACTTTGTTAGGGGCTATGGCAGTTAGTATGAGACGAAAGTATGACAAGTACTGGGGAAGGATTGAGAAGCTGAATATGTTGACATTTATTGCCAATATCCTTGATCCAAGGTATAAATTAGAGGTTGTGACTCGTGGTTTCAAATTTGTGTACACTTTAAGTGAGGTTGAAAAAATGATAAAGTTGGTGACAAATACTTTGGCACAGCTGTATGCTTTTTataaacaacaacaaccatctcAGTCATCTCAAGCTCAACCATCTCAATCTCAGTCTTAA